One genomic window of Sphingobacterium oryzagri includes the following:
- a CDS encoding glycoside hydrolase family 2 TIM barrel-domain containing protein, producing MNSIRTCLLMLGLLWNALHGQTQTVKEKYYLSGTDNEHTVDWDFWVTGGRKAGRWEKIAVPSHWEQQGFGAYNYGRDYVTYGKNFRFHDEKGLYKHRFQVPKAWKGKKITIVFEGSMTDTEVKINNQTVGAVHQGAFYRFQYDISEHLLFDRENLLEVTVSKMSANPSVNNAERLADYWILSGIYRPVYLEATPATHISWTAIDAKADGTFASNVYLAGIVEEAMLQVDIKDNSGKIVATTSVPVQANDSLKNVALKMDNPQCWTAETPHLYHAVFSLTRKRRTVYQTKERFGFRTVEVRKGDGIYVNGAKIKMKGVNRHVWWPETGRSVNSKLDLQDVKLIKEMNMNAVRCSHYPPDKSFLEICDSLGLYVLDELAGWQKAYATPVGKKLVKEMVIRDVNHPSIILWSNGNEGGHNKELIAEYSRYDLSARTVIHAHHRPGNAINGIDCNHYEDYYSTKKILEGPLIYMPTEFLHAQDDGGAAAGLSDIWELHWNAKLGAGGFIWDFADEGIVRTDFNGVIDVNKVNAPDGILGPHREKEGSFYAIREIFSPVHIAMKKLPEEFDGKIAVENRYHHSDLKNCRFYYKLVNYKRPYDQQTGLDSAFTADVKSPNLAPTAKGFLDLQLPATWKSYDALLLTAVDQHGLEIYTWSWRIKNNAAILQAILPVKTASKVLFDEDTANYNLSANGIKASFAKQTGLLADLSNDYSMKLAFNNGPVLVNGQSQLLSAKPFSDGDKRGVTFVYAGNLHEIRWTMHPDGWLQLDYSYAHPDTVAFAGVSFDFPENYAITAKWLGNGPYRVWKNRLQGVTLNTWENMYNDSKAGIGPWTFPEFKGYFADVSWMQFNTTQGKFLVATAQDDLYIRLFDFYGISGPKGYPALPTGNISFLDAIPPIGTKLAMGINSKAAVNGPAGELNLPQQAVNRTLFFYFGLPKEEQENTQFIMPKENILTD from the coding sequence ATGAACAGCATACGCACCTGCTTACTAATGCTCGGCTTGTTATGGAACGCCTTGCATGGACAAACACAAACGGTAAAAGAAAAATATTACCTATCCGGCACAGACAATGAGCACACGGTGGACTGGGATTTTTGGGTAACCGGCGGGCGGAAAGCGGGTCGTTGGGAAAAAATTGCCGTGCCCAGCCATTGGGAGCAGCAGGGTTTTGGCGCCTACAACTACGGAAGAGATTACGTAACGTATGGAAAGAATTTTCGATTTCATGACGAAAAAGGTCTTTATAAACATCGCTTTCAGGTGCCAAAAGCATGGAAAGGAAAAAAGATAACTATCGTATTTGAAGGGTCGATGACTGATACCGAGGTTAAAATAAACAACCAAACGGTAGGTGCAGTGCACCAGGGTGCTTTCTACCGCTTTCAATATGATATTAGCGAGCACCTGCTATTTGATCGGGAAAACCTTTTGGAAGTTACTGTTTCAAAAATGTCGGCAAATCCAAGTGTGAATAACGCAGAACGACTGGCCGACTACTGGATATTGAGCGGCATTTATCGCCCCGTATACCTCGAAGCGACGCCAGCAACACACATCAGCTGGACAGCGATAGATGCGAAAGCCGACGGCACGTTTGCCAGCAACGTTTATCTTGCTGGTATAGTCGAGGAAGCGATGTTGCAAGTGGACATAAAAGATAACTCGGGCAAGATCGTAGCCACGACATCCGTGCCTGTACAAGCCAACGATTCCTTAAAAAACGTCGCGCTAAAGATGGATAATCCGCAATGCTGGACAGCAGAAACGCCCCATTTATACCACGCTGTCTTTTCCCTAACGCGTAAGCGCCGCACAGTCTACCAGACGAAGGAGCGCTTTGGTTTTCGCACGGTTGAAGTAAGGAAGGGCGATGGTATTTATGTTAATGGTGCCAAAATTAAAATGAAAGGCGTAAACAGGCATGTTTGGTGGCCCGAAACGGGACGATCCGTCAATAGTAAGTTAGACCTGCAGGATGTCAAGCTGATCAAGGAGATGAATATGAATGCTGTCCGGTGTTCGCATTATCCACCAGACAAATCATTTTTGGAAATATGTGATTCTTTAGGCTTATACGTACTCGATGAGCTGGCCGGTTGGCAAAAAGCTTACGCCACACCTGTCGGCAAAAAACTAGTCAAAGAGATGGTCATCCGCGATGTCAACCATCCATCGATTATTTTGTGGAGCAACGGTAATGAAGGCGGACACAACAAAGAGTTGATCGCAGAATATAGCCGATACGATCTTTCTGCTCGCACCGTTATCCACGCACATCATCGCCCGGGAAATGCGATCAATGGTATAGACTGCAACCATTATGAAGATTACTATTCGACTAAAAAAATATTGGAAGGCCCGCTGATCTATATGCCCACTGAGTTTCTACACGCGCAAGATGATGGCGGAGCTGCCGCTGGACTGTCCGATATTTGGGAATTGCACTGGAATGCAAAACTGGGAGCGGGCGGATTTATCTGGGATTTTGCGGATGAAGGGATTGTGCGTACAGATTTTAATGGTGTAATCGATGTGAATAAAGTGAATGCACCGGATGGTATATTGGGCCCGCACCGGGAGAAAGAAGGTAGCTTTTACGCCATTCGCGAAATATTCTCGCCCGTGCATATTGCGATGAAAAAGCTGCCGGAAGAATTTGATGGAAAAATTGCGGTTGAAAACCGGTATCATCACAGCGATCTCAAAAATTGCCGTTTTTATTACAAACTGGTTAACTACAAACGTCCTTACGACCAGCAAACAGGTTTGGACAGTGCATTTACAGCCGATGTAAAAAGTCCAAATCTGGCCCCTACAGCAAAAGGCTTTTTAGATTTGCAGCTTCCGGCAACCTGGAAGAGCTATGATGCGCTGCTGCTAACGGCCGTTGACCAACACGGACTGGAAATTTACACCTGGTCTTGGCGAATAAAAAACAATGCAGCCATTTTGCAAGCTATTTTACCGGTCAAAACGGCGAGCAAAGTCCTCTTCGACGAAGACACGGCAAACTACAACCTGTCTGCCAATGGCATCAAGGCTTCTTTCGCGAAGCAAACCGGGCTTCTTGCAGATTTGAGCAATGATTATAGCATGAAACTGGCTTTTAACAATGGGCCGGTACTGGTCAATGGCCAGTCGCAACTGCTATCTGCAAAACCTTTCAGCGACGGCGATAAGCGGGGTGTTACCTTTGTTTATGCCGGAAATTTACACGAAATCCGTTGGACAATGCATCCTGACGGTTGGTTACAATTAGATTACAGCTATGCGCATCCCGATACGGTTGCTTTTGCTGGGGTAAGTTTCGATTTTCCAGAAAACTATGCCATCACAGCAAAATGGCTAGGCAATGGTCCTTATCGCGTTTGGAAGAACAGGCTGCAAGGTGTTACGCTCAATACCTGGGAAAATATGTATAACGACTCCAAAGCGGGTATCGGCCCTTGGACATTCCCGGAGTTTAAAGGCTATTTTGCCGATGTGAGCTGGATGCAGTTTAACACCACGCAAGGCAAATTTCTGGTCGCAACAGCGCAAGATGATCTATATATACGGTTATTTGATTTTTACGGCATATCCGGACCAAAAGGATATCCGGCATTGCCGACGGGTAATATTTCATTTCTAGACGCTATTCCGCCTATTGGAACCAAGCTGGCCATGGGCATCAATAGCAAGGCTGCTGTCAATGGTCCTGCTGGCGAACTAAACCTCCCACAGCAAGCGGTCAACAGAACCTTATTTTTCTATTTCGGATTACCAAAGGAAGAGCAGGAGAATACACAATTTATCATGCCCAAAGAAAATATCCTGACGGATTAG
- a CDS encoding dienelactone hydrolase family protein, with protein sequence MSQFLILMTTFFAGTSLYAQELKNVTYMDGAQRLNGLVTSNAGTEKPAVLILPAWQGIDQEAKDAALALEKEGYLVFIADIYGEGNVPSDHAAAGKIAGRYKADYKAYQHRITLALDALKKSGARADKIAIIGYCFGGTGALEAARANLPVQGVVCIHGGLDKDASRPNAAITTKVLIENPAEDKSVTEASLKAITKELNDAKADWQLITYAHTGHTFTNPKSPEYNALMATRAWNHTRLFLAEVLK encoded by the coding sequence ATGAGCCAATTTTTGATACTAATGACGACTTTTTTTGCAGGTACAAGCTTGTATGCGCAAGAACTGAAAAACGTAACCTACATGGATGGTGCGCAGCGACTAAATGGATTGGTGACGAGCAATGCCGGTACAGAAAAGCCCGCTGTACTTATCCTTCCGGCTTGGCAAGGTATTGATCAAGAGGCAAAAGATGCAGCACTAGCCTTGGAAAAAGAAGGATATTTGGTTTTTATTGCTGATATCTATGGCGAAGGTAATGTACCATCAGATCATGCTGCTGCTGGAAAAATCGCAGGCCGTTATAAAGCCGATTATAAAGCTTATCAGCATCGTATCACCTTGGCGCTTGATGCGCTGAAAAAATCGGGAGCAAGGGCAGATAAAATAGCGATAATTGGCTACTGCTTTGGCGGAACAGGTGCGTTGGAAGCCGCAAGGGCTAATTTACCCGTTCAGGGTGTGGTATGCATTCACGGTGGGTTAGACAAAGATGCTTCCCGTCCAAACGCTGCGATAACCACGAAAGTGCTGATCGAAAATCCAGCCGAAGATAAATCCGTAACAGAAGCGAGTTTAAAAGCGATTACGAAAGAGCTTAACGATGCAAAAGCAGATTGGCAACTGATCACGTATGCGCATACGGGGCACACGTTTACGAATCCGAAGTCGCCGGAATACAATGCGCTGATGGCAACACGGGCGTGGAATCATACACGGCTGTTTTTGGCTGAAGTTTTGAAATAG
- a CDS encoding glycoside hydrolase family 88/105 protein, which yields MKRNFILSWALLALLGCQSGRQQKTVETTDANTPLHLLQPAYPVRYGETTTDSLKADMDRILNYLDRVTPAELVQKNKQDVIIDLEKIDTSTVFKKGDFRLVSYEWGVTYGAMLRVSEVTQDEKYAAYTQKRLDFIARVLPAFNSLEAEHPGYRSPVHSVIRPGALDDAGAMCAAMIKTQQYGGLQTDMHSMAANYINYIQHKEFRLRDGTLARNRPQPNTLWLDDLYMSLPALAQMSKLTGNADYLAEAIKQFWLFSDKMFVPEKGLYRHGWVEGMDPHPAFHWARANGWALLTKVELLHVMPEDHPAREALLQQFKKHVAGLAPLQHGTGFWHQLLDRNDSYLETSATAIYAYCIAHGINAGWLDATAYGPMVLQAWNAVHTKINVDGQVEGTCVGTGMGFDPAFYYYRPVNKYAAHGYGPVLLAAAEVYALLQNNKFVINDSSVQF from the coding sequence ATGAAAAGAAACTTTATTTTGTCTTGGGCATTGCTCGCACTATTGGGCTGTCAGTCTGGTAGGCAGCAGAAAACAGTCGAAACGACTGATGCCAACACGCCGCTACATTTATTGCAACCCGCGTATCCGGTGCGTTACGGGGAGACCACGACCGATAGTCTGAAAGCCGATATGGATCGTATCTTGAATTATCTGGACCGCGTTACACCGGCAGAGCTGGTACAAAAGAATAAGCAAGATGTTATAATTGACCTGGAAAAAATAGATACGTCCACCGTTTTCAAAAAGGGAGATTTTCGGCTGGTGAGTTACGAGTGGGGCGTGACTTACGGAGCCATGCTTCGTGTATCAGAAGTAACACAAGATGAAAAGTATGCCGCTTACACCCAAAAGCGTTTGGATTTTATTGCGCGCGTTTTACCCGCGTTCAACAGTTTAGAAGCCGAACATCCGGGATACCGGTCGCCAGTGCATTCGGTTATTCGTCCCGGGGCATTGGATGATGCGGGCGCGATGTGCGCAGCTATGATCAAAACGCAACAGTATGGCGGATTGCAAACCGATATGCATAGCATGGCAGCAAATTATATCAATTATATACAGCACAAAGAGTTTAGGCTGCGCGACGGCACACTTGCCCGAAATAGGCCACAACCCAATACCTTGTGGCTGGATGATTTGTATATGAGTCTTCCGGCTTTGGCACAAATGAGCAAACTAACGGGCAATGCCGATTACTTAGCAGAAGCGATCAAGCAGTTTTGGCTTTTTTCCGATAAGATGTTCGTGCCCGAAAAAGGATTGTATCGCCACGGTTGGGTAGAAGGAATGGATCCACATCCTGCTTTTCACTGGGCCCGGGCAAATGGATGGGCATTGCTTACTAAAGTAGAGCTTTTGCACGTCATGCCTGAAGACCATCCGGCACGAGAAGCCCTATTACAGCAATTTAAAAAACATGTGGCTGGTTTAGCACCGTTGCAACACGGAACTGGCTTTTGGCATCAATTGTTAGATCGGAATGATTCGTATCTGGAAACTTCTGCGACGGCTATTTATGCTTATTGCATCGCGCACGGCATCAATGCGGGCTGGCTGGATGCAACAGCCTACGGGCCGATGGTTTTGCAAGCTTGGAATGCTGTGCATACCAAAATTAACGTTGACGGCCAGGTAGAAGGCACTTGTGTGGGCACAGGAATGGGCTTTGACCCGGCGTTTTATTATTACCGCCCGGTAAACAAATATGCGGCACATGGCTACGGACCAGTTTTACTCGCTGCGGCAGAAGTGTATGCGCTGTTGCAAAACAACAAATTTGTAATTAATGATAGCTCCGTTCAATTTTAA
- a CDS encoding rhamnogalacturonan acetylesterase: MNKPVVYRKEKFKRFKYHIAVVALLLVNAKLLLAQSAVEQIDFTIHWRDKQAQLAPFTDDVGYGFEFGSEKQVTIRQEGEDRWLSAVKPFYFSVKVPEGNYKVTIHYRGLPGQTYQSTVRAESRRLQLEQVRIPDKPQTKQSFNVHIKSPIINDGTRVALKKPREVEKLDWDDKLTLEFQQTNAIAAIQIETIPNVTCVFLAGNSTVVNQEDEPWASWGQMIPRFFDQAVVVANHAESGLALSSFLTSNRLQKILSVAQPGDYLFIEFGHNDQKETGEKSGAYQGYSDRLRLFVEAFRSKGGIPVLVTSTERRFFDENGVLNYTLGDYPAAVRQVAKELHVPLIDLNKMTRTFYTALGVENSKKAFVHYPANTFPGQPEPLQDNTHFNTYGAYQIAKMVLQGIQDASLKLQDHMVDFTAYDPSYPDAFASYYWPPSIKQSERKPDGN; encoded by the coding sequence ATGAATAAACCTGTCGTGTATCGTAAAGAAAAATTTAAGCGTTTTAAATACCATATTGCTGTTGTCGCTTTGCTGCTTGTCAACGCAAAGCTGCTGCTTGCGCAATCTGCCGTTGAGCAAATCGACTTCACTATACATTGGCGTGATAAGCAAGCACAACTTGCGCCGTTTACAGATGATGTGGGTTACGGTTTTGAATTTGGATCAGAAAAACAAGTTACGATAAGACAAGAAGGCGAAGATAGATGGCTTTCTGCCGTTAAACCGTTTTATTTTTCGGTTAAAGTGCCAGAAGGCAATTATAAAGTAACGATCCATTATCGGGGTTTGCCTGGGCAAACCTACCAGAGTACGGTGCGAGCCGAATCGCGTAGGCTGCAACTGGAGCAGGTGCGCATTCCGGATAAACCGCAAACGAAGCAAAGTTTTAACGTGCACATAAAAAGTCCGATAATCAACGATGGAACACGTGTAGCGCTTAAAAAACCACGCGAAGTGGAGAAGTTGGATTGGGATGATAAGCTTACCCTTGAATTTCAGCAAACGAACGCTATCGCTGCTATCCAGATCGAAACAATACCCAATGTAACCTGTGTTTTTTTAGCCGGTAACTCGACAGTGGTCAACCAAGAGGACGAACCTTGGGCATCGTGGGGACAAATGATTCCTCGTTTTTTTGATCAGGCGGTTGTTGTAGCCAACCACGCGGAATCCGGATTGGCACTTTCCTCTTTTTTGACGTCCAACAGACTTCAAAAAATTCTTTCGGTAGCGCAGCCTGGTGATTATCTTTTTATTGAGTTTGGACACAACGATCAGAAAGAGACCGGTGAAAAATCGGGCGCTTACCAGGGATATAGTGATCGCTTACGTCTATTTGTCGAAGCGTTTCGCTCAAAAGGAGGCATTCCGGTACTCGTTACCTCCACAGAAAGGCGATTTTTTGATGAAAACGGCGTGTTAAACTATACGTTAGGCGACTATCCAGCTGCCGTCCGCCAAGTCGCAAAAGAACTTCACGTCCCGTTGATTGATTTAAATAAGATGACGCGCACGTTCTATACTGCTTTGGGCGTAGAAAATTCGAAGAAAGCATTTGTACATTATCCGGCAAATACCTTTCCCGGTCAACCCGAGCCGTTGCAGGACAATACGCACTTTAATACGTATGGCGCTTATCAAATTGCCAAAATGGTGCTGCAGGGCATTCAAGATGCATCCCTAAAGCTTCAGGATCATATGGTTGATTTTACCGCTTACGATCCTAGTTATCCAGATGCATTTGCCTCATACTATTGGCCGCCGAGCATCAAGCAGAGCGAGCGCAAACCCGACGGCAATTGA
- a CDS encoding nucleoside-diphosphate kinase has product MATNRTFTMIKPDAVANGHIGGILNDIIAGGFKLVAMKYIHLTAETAGNFYAVHKERPFYGDLVSFMTSGPIVAAILEKENAVEDFRTLIGATDPKKADEGTIRNKYAESIEANAVHGSDSDENAAIEGNFFFSQFERF; this is encoded by the coding sequence ATGGCAACAAACAGAACATTTACTATGATTAAGCCTGATGCAGTAGCAAACGGCCATATCGGAGGAATTTTGAACGATATTATTGCGGGCGGTTTTAAACTAGTCGCTATGAAATATATCCACTTAACAGCGGAAACTGCTGGTAATTTTTATGCGGTACACAAAGAGCGTCCATTTTATGGAGATTTGGTGAGCTTCATGACTTCTGGACCTATCGTTGCTGCGATCTTAGAGAAAGAAAATGCGGTTGAAGATTTCCGTACGTTAATTGGCGCGACCGATCCGAAAAAAGCAGATGAAGGAACGATCCGTAACAAATATGCAGAATCTATCGAGGCGAATGCCGTTCACGGATCAGATTCTGATGAGAATGCAGCAATCGAAGGAAATTTCTTCTTCTCCCAATTCGAAAGATTTTAA
- a CDS encoding DUF2490 domain-containing protein yields the protein MFYRVRLIVTLIIVLFALKSRAQHLQGWGIYFGSTTLKDRRFSLQHELQLRDYKLVGDHQQTLLRLGLQYQATSSVSFTLGYGYIYNEWEDTPNNPFSENRIYQEALIRHSWNILRIRHRFRTEERFTGNGFRGRARYCLFVDVPLTARQMQQGGLYFAAYDELFVNVLAPQTSLFDRNRLYGGLGLKVRDNLGVQLGYMRQHVGALPGTNHVLLSFHHQLKL from the coding sequence ATGTTTTATCGTGTTCGCCTTATTGTTACACTGATAATCGTTTTATTTGCGCTGAAGAGCCGAGCGCAGCATCTGCAAGGTTGGGGAATTTATTTCGGTAGCACGACGTTGAAAGACCGTCGGTTTTCTTTGCAGCATGAACTTCAATTAAGAGACTATAAGCTCGTTGGCGATCATCAACAAACCTTATTGCGCTTAGGCTTACAATATCAAGCGACGTCTTCGGTAAGCTTCACCCTCGGTTACGGATATATCTATAACGAATGGGAGGATACGCCCAATAACCCTTTTTCAGAAAATAGAATTTATCAGGAAGCGCTAATTCGCCACAGTTGGAACATCCTGCGTATTAGACATCGTTTTCGGACGGAAGAACGCTTTACGGGAAATGGTTTTAGAGGTCGCGCGCGATACTGTTTGTTTGTCGATGTTCCGCTTACTGCCAGGCAAATGCAGCAGGGCGGTCTATATTTCGCAGCTTACGATGAGTTATTTGTTAATGTATTGGCGCCACAAACAAGCCTTTTTGATCGGAATCGATTATATGGCGGGTTGGGACTAAAAGTACGGGATAATTTAGGTGTGCAGCTTGGTTATATGCGTCAGCATGTTGGTGCGCTTCCGGGAACTAACCATGTGCTACTATCATTTCATCATCAACTCAAGTTATAA
- the ybeY gene encoding rRNA maturation RNase YbeY codes for MALKDILFFNEDITYTVKEKQKIRQWIADTVKSEGFKRIGELNLIFCSDAYLLEINKQYLDHDTYTDIVTFDSSEDPDMIAGDIFISVERTDENAKKFNVSERDELHRVIIHGVLHLCGFHDKNKDDKQQMTAKENEYLSKRTF; via the coding sequence ATGGCATTAAAAGATATTTTATTCTTCAACGAAGATATTACATACACCGTAAAGGAAAAGCAGAAGATTAGGCAATGGATTGCTGATACCGTTAAATCGGAAGGCTTTAAGCGTATCGGCGAACTGAATCTTATTTTCTGTTCAGATGCGTACCTTTTAGAAATCAATAAGCAGTACCTCGATCACGATACATATACGGATATCGTGACCTTTGATTCTTCGGAAGATCCAGATATGATTGCGGGCGATATCTTTATATCGGTGGAGCGTACGGACGAAAACGCTAAAAAATTCAACGTTTCAGAGCGCGATGAACTACACCGGGTCATCATCCACGGTGTGTTGCATCTATGCGGTTTTCACGATAAAAATAAAGACGACAAACAACAGATGACCGCCAAAGAAAACGAGTACCTTTCCAAGCGAACATTCTAA
- the ruvX gene encoding Holliday junction resolvase RuvX: protein MRIMAFDYGTKRIGIAVTDPMQIIATSLTTVHPEDIWSFLAKYLSEEQVATFVVGKPMQLDGTASASAQYVVGFVRKLKKTYPSIAVAEIDERFTSKMASAVIAQSGKNKSKRQDKGLIDTVSATIILQTYMDSRH, encoded by the coding sequence ATGCGTATTATGGCATTTGATTACGGGACGAAACGCATCGGTATTGCGGTTACAGATCCGATGCAAATTATCGCAACGTCGTTAACGACCGTGCATCCTGAAGATATCTGGAGCTTTCTAGCGAAATATTTATCGGAAGAGCAAGTCGCCACCTTCGTGGTCGGCAAACCCATGCAACTGGATGGTACAGCGTCGGCGTCGGCACAGTATGTTGTTGGCTTCGTCAGAAAGCTAAAAAAAACCTATCCGTCAATTGCTGTTGCAGAGATTGACGAACGCTTTACTTCTAAAATGGCGTCTGCAGTAATTGCACAAAGTGGCAAAAATAAAAGCAAGCGTCAGGATAAAGGACTGATAGATACCGTATCGGCCACGATTATTTTACAAACTTATATGGATTCCAGGCATTAA
- the def gene encoding peptide deformylase — protein MKQFFIIFFVIIGLQTGFAQNYNQEIENFRQQQFQSLSQEANGPIAKQNLAFLQYFEADETFKVMADVEYLLNEPTFRMPTSDGTSKEFKRYGLLTFTLKGQKFTLPLYENVSRFQSSVQSSYLFLPILDRTTGESTYESGRYIDVKKQDIKDGKLIVDFNKAYNPYCAYSSGYRCPQPPKANYLDIDIAAGEKKYTGPKNQREQDSNMAKNFTEKEKKLITAGSPTEKMYVLQTPIEKDSLILRTQSDDIKYDDALLTALSTRMLATVQDPAHPGVGIAAPQVGINKNLIWVQRFDKPNQPFEFYVNPKIIWRSQLLRQGAEGCLSIPDRKEDVIRNYSIKLQYIDRKTGKHTEELIEGFTAVIFQHEVDHLYGILYPDRLEEQAAKEMVPLHENMQFFIGKGTIVP, from the coding sequence ATGAAACAGTTCTTTATAATCTTCTTTGTCATCATCGGCTTACAAACCGGCTTTGCACAAAACTATAACCAGGAAATCGAAAACTTTAGGCAGCAGCAGTTTCAATCTTTAAGTCAAGAAGCAAATGGGCCTATTGCTAAGCAAAACCTGGCTTTTTTACAATATTTCGAAGCGGATGAAACATTCAAGGTGATGGCCGATGTGGAGTACCTGCTCAACGAGCCTACTTTTCGCATGCCGACGTCGGATGGTACCAGCAAAGAATTTAAACGATATGGATTACTTACCTTTACGCTAAAAGGACAGAAATTTACGCTTCCATTATATGAGAATGTAAGTCGCTTTCAAAGCAGCGTGCAATCGTCCTACCTTTTTTTGCCTATATTAGATCGCACAACGGGAGAATCTACGTATGAAAGCGGCCGATATATCGATGTCAAAAAGCAAGATATAAAGGATGGAAAATTAATTGTCGATTTTAACAAAGCTTATAATCCTTATTGTGCATACAGCTCGGGCTACAGATGCCCGCAGCCGCCAAAAGCAAATTATTTGGATATCGACATAGCGGCTGGCGAAAAAAAGTATACAGGACCAAAAAATCAACGAGAACAAGATAGCAATATGGCTAAAAATTTCACAGAAAAGGAAAAGAAACTCATCACAGCAGGCAGCCCAACAGAAAAAATGTATGTATTGCAGACGCCTATTGAAAAAGATTCCCTGATTTTGCGAACACAATCTGACGACATAAAGTATGATGATGCCTTGCTAACTGCCCTTTCGACCAGAATGTTGGCAACGGTGCAAGATCCCGCGCATCCTGGTGTAGGTATTGCAGCGCCGCAGGTAGGTATCAACAAAAATTTGATCTGGGTGCAGCGCTTCGATAAGCCCAACCAGCCTTTTGAGTTTTATGTAAACCCTAAAATTATTTGGCGCTCACAACTATTACGCCAGGGAGCGGAAGGCTGCTTGTCTATTCCCGACAGAAAAGAGGATGTAATCCGAAATTACAGCATTAAGCTACAGTACATCGACAGAAAAACGGGCAAGCATACCGAAGAACTGATAGAAGGCTTTACCGCCGTTATATTCCAGCATGAAGTAGATCATCTTTACGGTATTCTATATCCTGACCGTTTGGAAGAGCAGGCTGCAAAAGAGATGGTTCCGCTCCATGAAAACATGCAATTCTTCATTGGCAAAGGAACCATCGTACCTTAA
- a CDS encoding glutaminyl-peptide cyclotransferase, giving the protein MKINHIVGILFLGTLFIAGCKSQQGKFEFLSPKSGETIVLGQKVSIRMQFPDTTIDSVVYTVDGEILDRKQDTSAVTLDTKEIGLGARNLIAKVYKAGKEDVAYSNVTIVPESAAQLTFEKVNEYPHDTQAFTQGLEFDNGVLYESTGAGNQLISSIRRVELATGKVLQKKEFTGKSANGQDYFGEGMTLIGNHIIMLTWLNNEGFVLDKKTFEQVSSFSYQNSKEGWGLCYDGTRLIKSDGSNKLYFIDPNTYQETGMLAVYGSEGPQDALNELEYVDGKVYANVYGKDIIVIIDPNTGAIEGQINLMGLHTHASQTDKELNGIAYNKATKHLFVTGKQWDKLYEIKVLPR; this is encoded by the coding sequence ATGAAGATAAATCACATTGTAGGGATATTGTTTTTAGGAACCTTGTTTATCGCAGGGTGTAAGTCGCAACAAGGTAAGTTTGAATTTTTGTCGCCTAAATCGGGCGAAACCATTGTATTGGGACAAAAAGTGAGTATCCGGATGCAATTTCCGGATACGACCATCGACTCGGTCGTTTACACCGTTGACGGCGAGATTTTGGACAGAAAGCAGGATACCTCCGCTGTTACACTAGATACCAAAGAAATTGGCTTGGGTGCGCGAAACCTGATTGCCAAGGTGTATAAAGCCGGAAAGGAAGACGTTGCTTACAGTAACGTCACGATAGTGCCGGAATCGGCAGCACAATTAACTTTTGAAAAGGTTAACGAATATCCACACGATACACAGGCGTTTACGCAGGGACTAGAATTTGATAACGGCGTGTTGTATGAATCTACGGGTGCTGGTAACCAACTGATTTCTTCGATAAGACGCGTAGAACTCGCGACAGGAAAAGTACTGCAAAAGAAAGAGTTTACAGGCAAGAGCGCCAATGGGCAAGATTATTTTGGCGAAGGAATGACACTCATCGGCAACCATATCATTATGCTTACTTGGTTAAATAATGAAGGTTTCGTACTTGATAAGAAGACTTTTGAGCAAGTGTCGTCTTTCAGTTATCAAAATAGCAAAGAAGGCTGGGGACTTTGCTATGACGGCACGCGTTTGATAAAATCTGACGGATCCAATAAACTATATTTTATAGACCCAAACACTTATCAGGAAACCGGCATGCTGGCAGTATATGGTAGTGAAGGACCACAAGATGCGCTTAACGAGCTAGAGTATGTCGACGGGAAAGTCTATGCTAATGTGTATGGCAAAGATATTATCGTGATTATCGACCCGAATACAGGCGCTATTGAAGGACAAATTAATCTAATGGGGCTGCATACCCATGCTTCACAGACCGATAAAGAGCTTAACGGAATTGCTTACAACAAAGCAACCAAACATCTTTTTGTCACTGGAAAACAATGGGACAAACTCTATGAAATAAAGGTTCTGCCGCGATAA